CCCATAGCGGCATCGACTTAGCGCTCGAGTGGGCTGGCGAACTCGCCGACGACGAGCTCGAGTCCTTGGACGTCTATACCTACGGCGTGGCCATGGACATCGTGCCCGATCCCGAGCCCAAAACGCCCTACCAGGCCAAGTTCTCCTACCCCTTCGTCCTCGCCTGGGCCCTCGAGCACGGCTCCCTGGACGCGCGCAGCTTCGCCCCCGAGAGCCTGGCGGACGAGCGGGTCCGCGCGCTGTTGCCGCGGATTGCCATGCACCACGAGCCCGCCTTTGACGCTCTTTACCCCCAAGCCTACGCCGTCCGCCTGGTCTTGCGCACCCGCTCGGGCCGGGTCTTGGAGGCGTTGCGCGAGCATCCCAAGGGTTCGGCGCAGAATCCCATGAGCGACGGGGAGATGGCTGCCAAGGTGACGAGCATGCTGGGCGAGAGCCTGGCTGAGAGGCTGATCGCGCACGTCCGGTCCGTCGGCAAGGGGCCCTGGATCGATCTGA
This Deinococcota bacterium DNA region includes the following protein-coding sequences:
- a CDS encoding MmgE/PrpD family protein, with the protein product HSGIDLALEWAGELADDELESLDVYTYGVAMDIVPDPEPKTPYQAKFSYPFVLAWALEHGSLDARSFAPESLADERVRALLPRIAMHHEPAFDALYPQAYAVRLVLRTRSGRVLEALREHPKGSAQNPMSDGEMAAKVTSMLGESLAERLIAHVRSVGKGPWIDLRALVEAPVEA